CGGTGCCGCACAGCATCGGCTGGATCTCGCAGGACAGCGTGCGGGCGCGCAGACCGGAAATGACGTCTTCCTCGGAAAGCTCGCCTTCCTCGAGGTACTTGTTCATCAGGTCTTCATTGGCTTCGGCAGCGGCCTCGACCATGTTCGCGCGCCATTCTTCCGCCGTGGAGAGCAACTCGGCAGGAATGTCCTGGTACTCGAACTTCATGCCCTGGGACGCCTCGTCCCAGATGATGGCCTTCATCTTCAGCAGGTCGACGACGCCCTTGAAGCCGTCTTCGGCACCGATGGGGATGACCACCGGAACCGGGTTCGCCTTCAGGCGGGTCTTCATCTGGTCCACGACCTTGAAGAAGTTCGCGCCGGAACGGTCCATCTTGTTGACGAAGGCCAGACGCGGCACCCTGTACTTGGTCGCCTGGCGCCACACCGTCTCGGACTGCGGCTGCACGCCGCCCACCGCGCAATACACCATGCAGGCGCCGTCCAGCACGCGCATCGAGCGCTCGACCTCGATGGTGAAGTCGACGTGTCCCGGGGTGTCGATGATGTTGAAGCGGTGCTCGGGGAAGGAGTTGTCCATTCCCTTCCAGAAGCAGGTCACGGCCGCCGACGTGATCGTGATGCCCCGCTCCTGCTCCTGCACCATCCAGTCGGTGGTCGCGGCACCATCATGCACTTCACCAAGCTTATGGCTGACGCCGGTGTAGAAGAGAATACGCTCGGTCGTAGTCGTCTTGCCGGCGTCGATGTGAGCGGAAATACCGATGTTGCGGTAGCGCTCGATGGGAGTCTTGCGAGCCACGTTTTACCTGCCTTGTGTTGTTCGCGCCTGTGACGCGGTGAGCCGTTTCATGCGTTAGAAAACAATCGAGCCCTCTACAGGGCCCGAGGTACCGCTACCGAAGGGAATCAGAAGCGGTAGTGCGAGAACGCCTTGTTGGCTTCCGCCATGCGGTGAACTTCTTCCCGCTTCTTCATGGCAGAGCCGCGACCTTCGGCAGCCTCGAGGAGTTCGCCCGCGAGACGCTGGGCCATCGACTTCTCGGCCCGCTTGCGCGCCGCCTCGCGCAGCCAGCGCATGGACAGCGCCATGCGGCGGGAAGGACGAACCTCGACCGGGACCTGGTAGTTGGCACCGCCGACGCGACGGCTCTTGACTTCCACGACCGGCTTGACGTTCGCGACCGCGGCAGCGAAGACTTCCAGCGGGTCCTTGCTGGACTTGCTGGCGATGTTCTCGAACGCGCCATAGACGATGCGCTCGGCAACCGACTTCTTGCCGGACTGCATGATCACGTTGATGAACTTCGAAACATCCTGGTTACCGAACTTCGGATCGGGCAGGACTTCGCGCTTGGGTACTTCACGACGACGCGGCATGGCAACCTCTGGCTAAATTTCTGAGACCAACAATCAGGCTTTCTTCGGGCGCTTGGCACCGTACTTCGAACGCGACTGCTTCCGATCCTTGACCCCCTGGAGGTCGAGCGAACCGCGGACGATGTGGTAACGCACACCCGGCAAGTCCTTCACACGGCCACCACGGATCAGGACCACCGAGTGCTCCTGCAGGTTGTGGCCTTCACCGCCGATGTACGAGATGACCTCGAAGCCGTTGGTCAGACGAACCTTCGCCACCTTGCGCAGTGCGGAGTTCGGCTTCTTCGGGGTCGT
This DNA window, taken from Thauera sp. K11, encodes the following:
- the rpsG gene encoding 30S ribosomal protein S7, which encodes MPRRREVPKREVLPDPKFGNQDVSKFINVIMQSGKKSVAERIVYGAFENIASKSSKDPLEVFAAAVANVKPVVEVKSRRVGGANYQVPVEVRPSRRMALSMRWLREAARKRAEKSMAQRLAGELLEAAEGRGSAMKKREEVHRMAEANKAFSHYRF
- the rpsL gene encoding 30S ribosomal protein S12 — its product is MPTINQLVRKPRQMEAIKSKVPALEACPQKRGVCTRVYTTTPKKPNSALRKVAKVRLTNGFEVISYIGGEGHNLQEHSVVLIRGGRVKDLPGVRYHIVRGSLDLQGVKDRKQSRSKYGAKRPKKA